The following proteins are encoded in a genomic region of Hippoglossus hippoglossus isolate fHipHip1 chromosome 3, fHipHip1.pri, whole genome shotgun sequence:
- the cdkn2aip gene encoding CDKN2A-interacting protein has product MEGERSGEDTVSDYLGQNPELAQWVETLRTYCESNKQWVARREFILRNMEAFPTVEPGVPSSSLDRLLSLSTVWANHVFLGCSYPPAVMDKIKEMGEGIVVEDPPVHKTTKDQSTAKGKRSESDADGCVKRAKCGTNELDGRGAAWPVSQKAGPAPHAPAEHQPFFNRLYKAVAWKLVSAGGFGPNQDHFEILRSCVESCKETVTCVFVPLKDIAGLPAARTQKEGHVCEVRCQSVYMGTGYGRDEAAAKAMASKEALKVFQGRKVTVKICRRRYKGKDVEDLMLFDEQPRSQGFPPALSYPFEDEQLDEQLDKQLDGTSS; this is encoded by the exons atggagggggagaggagcggagaggaCACGGTGTCAGACTACCTGGGTCAGAACCCAGAGCTGGCCCAGTGGGTGGAAACCCTCAGGACTTACTGTGAGAGCAACAAGCAGTGGGTCGCTCGGAGGGAGTTCATCCTGAGAAACATGGAGGCCTTCCCCACCGTGGAGCCCGGGGTCCCCAGCAGCAGTCTGGACAGGCTGCTCTCTCTGTCCACGGTCTGGGCCAATCACGTCTTCCTCGGCTGCAG TTATCCACCGGCTGTGATGGACAAGATCAAGGAGATGGGAGAGGGGATTGTTGTAGAAGATCCTCCAGTTCACAAGACGACAAAAGATCAGTCCACGGCCAAAGGAAAGCGAAGTG AGAGCGACGCTGACGGCTGCGTGAAAAGAGCCAAATGTGGGACTAATGAGCTCGACGGTCGAGGCGCAGCGTGGCCGGTGAGTCAGAAAGCAGGACCTGCTCCACATGCTCCAGCCGAGCACCAGCCCTTCTTCAACCGCCTCTACAAGGCCGTGGCGTGGAAGTTGGTATCGGCGGGGGGCTTCGGTCCCAACCAGGACCATTTTGAAATCCTTCGTAGCTGTGTGGAGTCATGTAAAGAGACCGTGACCTGCGTGTTTGTGCCGTTGAAGGACATCGCAGGCCTCCCTGCAGCTCGCACACAGAAGGAAGGCCACGTGTGTGAAGTCCGCTGTCAGTCTGTCTACATGGGAACAGGATACGGGCGGGATGAGGCCGCTGCCAAGGCCATGGCTTCCAAAGAAGCTCTCAAAGTCTTTCAGGGACGGAAAGTGACAGTAAAGATCTGCAGGCGGAGGTACAAAGGGAAAgatgtggaggatttgatgtTGTTTGACGAACAGCCTCGGAGTCAGGgctttcctcctgctctcagcTACCCGTTTGAGGACGAGCAGCTGGACGAGCAGCTGGACAAGCAGCTGGACGGCACTTCTtcataa
- the tubgcp4 gene encoding gamma-tubulin complex component 4, which produces MIHELLMALSGYPGDILTWSKGTGLQVSQDLPFLHPSETAVLNRLCTLGTDCIRIKEFIEQHTDHVHLQEHHTNQPNQTGLHGSYLWAFCAGLDSMLRPYRQTLLDLEQEFLGDPHLTISHVNYKLHQFQLLFPSVVVVVETIKSQKIHGCQILETVYKHSCGGLPPVRMALEKILAVCHGVMYKQLAAWMLHGFLLDQSEEFFVKRGPSAGGAAANQEEEEEDLGLGGLSGKQLRELQDLRLVEEENMLAPSLQQFSLRTEMLPSYIPIRVAEKILFVGESVQMFENHNHSPSRAGSILKHQEDMFAAELHKLKQQPLFSLVDFENLIDRIRSTVAEHLWTLMVEESGLLEQLKIIKDFYLLGRGELYQVFIDLAQHMLKTPPTAVTEHDVNVAFRQAAHKVLLDDDNLLPLLHLTVDYQGKDSKDGSGPRDGATPPQDTSPREAPPTGWAALGLIYKVQWPLHILFTPAVLEKYNVVFRYLLSVRRVQLQLQHCWALQMQRKHLKSSQTDSVKSRLRNHMAFLIDNLQHYLQVDVLESQFSQLLQQINSTRDFESIRLAHDHFLSNLLAQSFILLKPVFHCLNEILEQCDTFCSLVSPTVASLDERGTAQLDLLVKGFRRQSSLLFKILSSVTNHQIKSELAQLLLRLDYNKYYTQAGGTLGSI; this is translated from the exons ATGATTCACGAGCTGCTGATGGCGCTAAGCGGATATCCGGGAGATATCCTCACGTGGAGCAAAGGGACAGGACTACAG GTTTCTCAGGACCTGCCCTTCCTCCATCCCAGTGAGACCGCTGTCCTCAACCGCCTCTGTACACTGGGAACTGATTGTATACGAATTAAAGAGTTCATCGAACAACACACTGACCATGTACATCTACAA GAACATCACACAAACCAGCCCAACCAGACGGGACTTCACGGGAGTTACTTGTGGGCTTTCTGCGCCGGGCTGGACTCGATGCTGAGGCCGTACAGACAGACGCTGCTGGACCTGGAACAAGAG TTCCTTGGAGATCCACATCTCACAATATCCCACGTGAATTACAAGCTTCATCAG ttccagctgctgtttccctctgtggtggtggtggtagagACGATCAAATCCCAGAAG ATCCATGGCTGTCAGATCCTGGAGACGGTGTACAAGCACAGCTGTGGGGGGCTTCCTCCTGTTCGCATGGCCTTAGAGAA GATTCTGGCGGTGTGCCACGGTGTGATGTACAAGCAGCTCGCAGCCTGGATGTTACACGGATTTCTGCTGGACCAAAGTGAGGAGTTCTTCGTGAAGAGGGGGCCCAgcgctggaggagctgctgccaaccaggaggaggaggaggaggacctggGACTGGGAGGCTTGAGCGGGAAACAGCTGAGGGAACTACAGGACCTG AGGCTGGTTGAGGAGGAGAACATGCTGGCTCCATCTCTGCAGCAGTTCTCTCTGAGAACAGAGATGCTGCCGTCATACATTCCGATCAGAGTCGCTGAGAAGATCCTCTttgtgggagaatctgtccagATGTTTGAAAACCACAACCACAGCCCTTCTCGAGCTG GCTCCATACTGAAGCACCAGGAGGACATGTTTGCTGCTGAGCTGCACAAACTCAAGCAGCAGCCTCTTTTCAGCCTGGTGGATTTCGAGAATCTGATTGATCGCATCAGGAGCACGGTGGCCGAG CACCTGTGGACTTTGATGGTGGAGGAGTCGGGTCTGCTCGAACAGCTCaag atcATTAAAGATTTCTACCTGCTGGGTCGTGGGGAGCTCTACCAGGTCTTTATCGACCTCGCACAGCACATGCTGAAGACGCCTCCGACGGCCGTCACTGAGCACG ACGTAAACGTGGCGTTTCGGCAGGCGGCTCACAAGGTTCTGCTGGACGACGACAacctgctgccgctgctgcaccTCACTGTGGACTACCAGGGCAAAGACAGCAAAG ATGGATCCGGCCCCAGAGACGGAGCCACTCCCCCACAGGACACCTCCCCTCGTGAGGCTCCTCCCACAGGCTGGGCGGCTCTCGGCCTCATCTACAAGGTCCAGTGGCCGCTGCACATCCTCTTCACGCCGGCTGTGTTGGAGAA GTACAACGTGGTGTTCCGGTACCTGCTGAGCGTGCGGCgggtgcagctgcagctgcagcactgctGGGCTCTGCAGATGCAGAGGAAGCACCTCAAGTCCAGTCAGACAGATTCCGTCAAGTCGAGACTCCGCAACCACATGGCCTTCCTGATCGACAACCTGCAGCACTACTTACAG GTGGATGTTCTGGAGTCTCAGTTTTCTCAGCTGCTTCAGCAGATCAACTCCACCAGAGACTTTGAGAGCATCAGACTGGCCCACGACCATTTCCTCAGCAACCTGCTGGCCCAGTCCTTCATCCTGCTGAAGCCG GTGTTCCACTGTCTGAACGAGATCCTGGAGCAGTGTGATACCTTCTGTTCTCTGGTCAGTCCGACCGTGGCTTCTCTGGACGAGAGAGGAACCGCTCAGCTCGACCTGCTGGTCAAG GGTTTCAGACGACAGTCGTCCTTATTGTTCAAAATCCTTTCGAGTGTGACCAACCATCAGATCAAATCTGAACTGGCTCAGCTTTTACTACGACTGGATTACAACAAGTACTACACACAGGCAGGAGGCACGCTGGGCAG